In Helicobacter pylori, a single genomic region encodes these proteins:
- the cysS gene encoding cysteine--tRNA ligase, translating to MFIYDTKLKQKVPFEPLVEKKANIYVCGPTVYDDAHLGHARSAIAFDLLRRTLELSGYEVVLVRNFTDIDDKIINKALKESKSIQELSSIYIESYTRDLNALNVKQPSLEPKASEYLDAMVRMIETLLEKNFAYRVSNGDIYLDTSKDKDYGSLSVHNSSMEFSRIGLVQEKRLEQDFVLWKSYKGDNDVGFDSPLGKGRPGWHIECSSMVFETLALANTPYQIDIHAGGADLLFPHHENEACQTRCAFGVELAKYWMHNGFVNINNEKMSKSLGNSFFVKDALKNYDGEILRNYLLGVHYRSVLNFNEEDLLMSKKRLDKIYRLKQRVLGTLGGINPNFKKEILECMQDDLNISKALSVLESMLSSTNEKLDQNPKNKALKGEILANLKFIEELLGIGFKDPSAYFQLGVSGSEKQEIESKIEERKRAKEQKDFLKADNIREELLKQKIALMDTPQGTIWEKFF from the coding sequence ATGTTTATTTATGATACCAAATTAAAACAAAAAGTCCCTTTTGAGCCTTTAGTTGAAAAAAAGGCGAATATTTATGTGTGCGGGCCTACGGTGTATGATGACGCTCATTTAGGGCATGCTAGGAGCGCGATTGCTTTTGATTTGTTAAGGCGCACGCTTGAATTAAGCGGCTATGAAGTGGTGTTAGTAAGGAATTTCACGGATATTGACGATAAAATCATCAACAAAGCCCTAAAAGAAAGCAAAAGCATTCAAGAATTAAGCAGTATTTACATTGAATCTTACACGAGGGATTTGAACGCTTTGAACGTGAAACAACCCAGCCTAGAGCCTAAAGCGAGCGAGTATTTAGACGCTATGGTGCGCATGATTGAAACGCTTTTAGAAAAAAATTTCGCTTATAGAGTCTCTAATGGGGATATTTATTTAGACACGAGCAAGGATAAAGATTACGGCTCTTTGAGCGTGCATAATAGCAGTATGGAATTTAGCCGTATCGGTTTGGTGCAAGAAAAACGGCTTGAGCAGGATTTTGTGTTATGGAAAAGCTATAAGGGGGATAATGATGTGGGCTTTGATAGCCCTTTAGGCAAAGGGCGCCCTGGCTGGCATATAGAATGCTCTAGCATGGTTTTTGAAACTTTAGCGCTCGCTAACACCCCTTATCAAATTGACATCCATGCAGGCGGAGCGGATTTGTTATTCCCCCACCATGAAAATGAAGCGTGCCAAACCCGTTGCGCCTTTGGCGTGGAGCTTGCCAAATACTGGATGCATAACGGCTTTGTGAATATCAACAATGAAAAAATGTCTAAAAGTTTAGGGAATAGCTTTTTTGTTAAAGACGCCCTGAAAAACTATGATGGCGAAATTTTGCGCAATTACTTACTAGGGGTGCATTATCGCTCTGTTTTGAATTTCAATGAAGAAGACTTGTTAATGAGTAAAAAACGCTTGGATAAAATCTATCGCTTGAAACAGCGCGTTTTAGGGACTTTGGGAGGGATAAATCCAAACTTTAAAAAAGAAATTTTAGAATGCATGCAAGATGATTTAAACATTTCCAAAGCGTTGAGCGTTTTAGAAAGCATGCTTTCTTCTACGAATGAAAAACTGGATCAAAACCCTAAAAACAAGGCTTTGAAGGGCGAAATTTTAGCGAATTTGAAATTCATAGAAGAACTGCTTGGCATCGGGTTTAAAGACCCTAGCGCGTATTTCCAGTTAGGCGTGAGTGGAAGCGAAAAACAGGAAATTGAAAGCAAAATAGAAGAAAGAAAACGCGCCAAAGAGCAAAAAGATTTTTTAAAAGCCGATAACATCAGAGAAGAGCTTTTGAAACAAAAAATCGCTTTGATGGACACCCCACAAGGCACGATTTGGGAGAAGTTTTTTTAA